A DNA window from Longimicrobium sp. contains the following coding sequences:
- a CDS encoding DUF393 domain-containing protein, which translates to MNTIPVVHFRFGDVQAMAAATGRPYTVVYDGQCKVCGRLVKVLTKWDTGDELELIPFQNTTVLSRFPWIPAAAYAEALQLIGPGGKTWQGGEAIEQLLKILPYGLTFGWAFKVPGFGNLFGRFYRWFARNRYKFGCGEHCQMRPQKLDFGDVE; encoded by the coding sequence ATGAACACGATTCCCGTGGTGCACTTTCGCTTCGGCGACGTGCAGGCCATGGCGGCCGCCACAGGGCGGCCCTACACGGTGGTGTACGACGGCCAGTGCAAGGTGTGCGGCCGCCTGGTGAAGGTGCTGACGAAGTGGGACACGGGGGATGAGCTGGAGCTGATCCCGTTCCAGAACACCACGGTGCTCAGCCGCTTTCCCTGGATTCCCGCGGCGGCCTACGCCGAAGCGCTGCAGCTGATCGGCCCCGGCGGAAAGACGTGGCAGGGCGGCGAGGCCATCGAACAGCTGCTGAAGATCCTGCCGTACGGCTTGACGTTCGGCTGGGCGTTCAAGGTGCCGGGCTTTGGCAACCTGTTCGGCCGGTTCTATCGCTGGTTCGCCCGCAACCGCTACAAGTTCGGCTGCGGCGAGCACTGCCAGATGCGTCCGCAGAAGCTGGACTTTGGTGATGTTGAGTAG